TTCTTCTCGCAGTGACGACAGCCGTTCGCCGAGTGCGACAAGCTCGGTATTCCCCCAATGCACGGGCAATGATAGTGAAACGACGGGCACATCGGCAGCCGGAAACATCAATGAAAGTGGCACCCAGGCACCGTGATCCATACCACGCTCTACTCGCTCGGCACCCAGCAACAGCGCCAGCCGTTCGGCCAGCTCAGGGTCGCCTGACGCAGGGTACTGGCATTCGAAAAGCGCCCGTGGGAAGCCTTTGAAATCATGAATCGTTTCTGGCTTGGCGGTCGTGCTGACCTTGAGTGACGAACTCTCCCAGTGTGCCGATATCACGATGACGGCGTTAGGCGAGAGCCGCTTGCCCAGTTCGCGTAGAAAGGCATGCGCAGGGGTTTTATTAAGCGCCAGCATAGGTGAGCCGTGGGAAATAAACAGGCTAGGTAACATGAGTGGTTCTCCATCGCAGTGCCAGCGCTAGCGGTAAGCAAGCGCTGGCGATAACGTTAGGCAAAGCGGCGATCTAACACCCAGCGCCCACTTCCTAGGCCGGCTTGAACGATCAGCACCAGCGTCCAAAATATCGGGAATTCCCAGCCGCCCGCACAAACGTAACGAGATGCCCAAGCTGATTCATGAGGCCGTTGCCGCTTTAAACGCCCGCGCGGCTTGAGCCGGGTCGGGCTGGCCGCAAATAGCTGAAATAACCGCTAAGCCGTTTGCGCCTGCGCGCCGTACAGAGTGCGCGTGTTCAGCCTTTAACCCGCCAATGGCAACGCTGGGGAGCCGGCATGCGGCTACCAGCGCCGCTAGGCCGTCAAAGCCGACCGGCTGCGCGTGGTCTTGCTTACTTCCGGTGGCAAACACCGGGCCAATTCCCACATAGTCGAGCAGTGTCATTGGCGCTGCTTCAAGCTGGGCAAGCGTGTTGATCGACAGGCCAATAATCGCCTGCGCGCCCATCGCTGCCCGCGCCTCTTGCACAGCGGTGTCGCTTTGCCCTACGTGTAAACCGTCTGCCTGGCTTTCTAGCGCTACCGCTAAGCGGTCGTTAATAATCAGCGGTA
This DNA window, taken from Vreelandella profundi, encodes the following:
- a CDS encoding DODA-type extradiol aromatic ring-opening family dioxygenase, giving the protein MLPSLFISHGSPMLALNKTPAHAFLRELGKRLSPNAVIVISAHWESSSLKVSTTAKPETIHDFKGFPRALFECQYPASGDPELAERLALLLGAERVERGMDHGAWVPLSLMFPAADVPVVSLSLPVHWGNTELVALGERLSSLREEDILIIGSGSLTHNLYELMPMGSQMPAWVDEFSSWVSTHIVANDRDALLHWEKAPQANRNHPTPEHFQPLLVAMGAGNEATQLHHSVEHGVLAMDVYQFA
- the thiE gene encoding thiamine phosphate synthase: MPFDLSLYLVTDAALCHDYGLEKTVEAAVNGGVTIVQLRDKHASDSQMIAQAKRLKSVLAGTGVPLIINDRLAVALESQADGLHVGQSDTAVQEARAAMGAQAIIGLSINTLAQLEAAPMTLLDYVGIGPVFATGSKQDHAQPVGFDGLAALVAACRLPSVAIGGLKAEHAHSVRRAGANGLAVISAICGQPDPAQAARAFKAATAS